In the Geoanaerobacter pelophilus genome, TGTGGGCAATGTCTATGTCTGCAAGGACGGACCGGTCTTTACCGCTAAACAGGTCAAGGAGATGCCGCAGGAGTTCTGAGGCGGCAACCGGTATAGCAAAGGAGCTAGCAATGGGCCGCAAACGAAAATATACCAAAAGCTATGTCATTTCGATCCGTGTCTCTGAAGAGGAGTTCAAGGATCTTAATTTGATTATGGAAACCATGCAGATCAAACGGGTATCGGACATGATGCGCCAGGCGCTCGGCTGTTTCAGGGACAGTTCGGCATCATACTGCAGACCAGTGATAAAAAGGGGCAGGCTCCAACCGCTCCGAAACTTTGCATAGCAGCATGCGATTATCCATTACTTCAGAGATGAAGGGCGTTCACCCCATACGCAAAAAAGCGCCGTCCAAGCTGTTTGTCGAAGTAACAACTCGCTGCAACCTCAACTGCTTCATGTGCGTCAAACAAAACGGCGTTGATCCCCAGTGTGAAGGAGATATGCATCAGGAGCTATTCGCCCGCCTCACTCCGGCATTGACCGGCCTTGAAACGCTGGTGCTCAACGGCATCGGAGAACCACTCCTGAATCCGGAACTGGAAACCTTTATCAGACAGGCAAAAAGGTTCATGCCTGCAGGTAGCTGGATCGGCTTTCAATCCAACGGCCAGCTGCTCACTAATCTGCGCGCCTCTTCTCTTATTGATTCGGGACTTGACCGGATCTGCCTTTCTGTAGATGCAGCGCTCCCCGACACCTTTCAACGCGTCAGAGAGGGCGGCGAACTGAAGGATATGGAGCACGCTTTTCAGGCCTTACGCCGGGCAAAGATCCAATGCCAACGCCCTGAAGTCAAGGTAGGGATCGAATTCGTGGCCATGCGCAGCAATATAAACGAACTCCCGTCGGCATTGCGCTGGGCGGCGCAACAGGGAGCCGACTTCGCCATCATCACCCACCTACTACCCTATAGCGACAAGCACGCGGTTGAGGCTGCCTACAGTACCTGCTCTAGCCAGGCCATTGACCTGTTCAACCGCTATCGCACGCTCGTTGCCTCTCAGGGGCTCGACATCTACCGGTATCTGGAAGCGCGTTGGAAATACATCCGGACAGAGCAAGAACAGCAGCTGGTTAGGCTAGTTGAGGAGATGAAGCAGGAAGCAGACCGGAACAATCTCTTTATCGACATGAAACGCTTACTGAACCTGGATGCACATTGGGCCTATCACGTGGCGACAGTCTTCGCTGAAGCAGCATCCGTGGCGGAGCGATGTGGTATAGAGCTGCACCTCCCTGCAGTGACATTGCAAGAGCAGCGTCATTGTAGTTTTGTCGAAGACGGAGGGGTCTTTGTCTCATGGGACGGCAACATTTCCCCCTGCTATTTCCTCTGGCATCGCTATAACTGCTTTGCCAGCGGCTGGCAGCAGAACGTCCGGCCGAGGGTCTTCGGCAACCTGCAGCAGCAAGGTATCCTTGAGATATGGAACAGTAATGCCTACCGGTCATTCCGCGAGCAGGTTATCGGTTACGACTATCCCACCTGCGCCAACTGCAGCCTCGCGCCCTGCGACTATGTTCAGACAGAGGAATTTGCCCAGGACTGCCATATCCGCGAGGTCCCTTGCTGTGAAGAGACACATGCTAGGCATAATACCGGGATAAGGTGGGATTAAACGGGAATCAGCGGGACGGCTTATCTAGTGCGGAGTTGAGCGAAAAATCGTGAAAAAATTTTTCCGTCAGATGGACACATGGCATTTTTCATTTTTAGAGTTCTGGACACATGGTTTACTAAATAATCAATTACAAAATCGCTGCCATATAATATCAAAATCTTTAACTTGTTCCTGAAGGTAAGTCAGATCGGCTTTCCCTCCTGAAATAAACTTTTGAAAGCCAGATTTGCCACCATAGCCATTTTTAGAATTTACTTCACCACAAGTCATTGGTATGCCATCAACCCCTTTATGGAAATACACGTTACGGAATTTTACTGATTCGGGATCTTTTAGTTTAGCTTTAACAGATACCTTCCCTTTATCTATCCATACTATCTTATCAGGGCTTGTGGCCGCAAATACTGTAGGGCATGAAAATATAACCATAATCAAAACTATAAAAATATTCATAAACAATCCCCTTTGCCAGCAACGCCCTGGACATGGCGTAATATATAACAGGAGGCAGTTAGGTTATGAAACAGCAGTACAATGCATTATTGGATGCACACAAGTTACGGATAATCAGAGACCATGTTGACAGATTGATAGGCAGAATCTCGCCTGTATACCTATTAATAATAATACTTCATCTAATTAACCCAACATGCATCAAACCATTCCTTGTGAATTTAAGAACCAACCTTGGGCGCATGACGGATGAAAAGCTTGATAAAATCATATCAGACTTAAACACCAACGACTATTCACCTTTATCGCGTTTTTCAATAAAAGCAGCTTCAAATGAGCCCCAAACATCCAAAGCCCCATGATCAACAACTGCCTGTGACTTAATAGGCAATTCCCCTAATTTTAACCACCTCAATCTAACCCCAAACTCAAATGCCACCGCCCGGATCACTAGA is a window encoding:
- a CDS encoding radical SAM/SPASM family putative metalloenzyme maturase; translated protein: MRLSITSEMKGVHPIRKKAPSKLFVEVTTRCNLNCFMCVKQNGVDPQCEGDMHQELFARLTPALTGLETLVLNGIGEPLLNPELETFIRQAKRFMPAGSWIGFQSNGQLLTNLRASSLIDSGLDRICLSVDAALPDTFQRVREGGELKDMEHAFQALRRAKIQCQRPEVKVGIEFVAMRSNINELPSALRWAAQQGADFAIITHLLPYSDKHAVEAAYSTCSSQAIDLFNRYRTLVASQGLDIYRYLEARWKYIRTEQEQQLVRLVEEMKQEADRNNLFIDMKRLLNLDAHWAYHVATVFAEAASVAERCGIELHLPAVTLQEQRHCSFVEDGGVFVSWDGNISPCYFLWHRYNCFASGWQQNVRPRVFGNLQQQGILEIWNSNAYRSFREQVIGYDYPTCANCSLAPCDYVQTEEFAQDCHIREVPCCEETHARHNTGIRWD